One window of Pseudomonas sp. ML2-2023-3 genomic DNA carries:
- a CDS encoding MFS transporter — MQSLKLAARRWWYIMPIVFITYSLAYLDRANYGFAAASGMAEDLNITPGLSSLLGALFFLGYFFFQVPGAIYAQRNSVKKLIFVSLILWGSLATLTGVVSNAYWLIAIRFMLGVVEAAVMPAMLVYLCHWFTRAERSRANTFLILGNPVTMLWMSVVSGYLVQHYSWRWMFIVEGLPAVFWAFIWWRLADDRPSEAKWLSNQEKVDLQSALDAEQVGMKPVKNYAAAFRTPAVILLALQFFCWSIGVYGFVLWLPSILKQGAQMDMIEAGWLSALPYLAAVIAMLVVSWGSDKLQKRKRFVWPPLLIASIAFYGSYMLGAEHFWWSYALLVIAGGCMYAPYGPFFAIIPEILPSNVAGGAMALINSMGALGSFAGSYLVGYLNSSTGSTGASFLLMSGALMISVLLTLMLKPAAKDPAAPHHSTSQRLAHS, encoded by the coding sequence ATGCAATCGCTAAAACTCGCCGCCCGTCGCTGGTGGTACATCATGCCGATCGTGTTTATCACCTACAGCCTGGCGTACCTTGACCGAGCCAACTACGGCTTCGCCGCTGCCTCCGGGATGGCCGAAGACCTCAATATCACCCCAGGCCTGTCGTCATTGCTGGGCGCGCTGTTCTTCCTGGGGTATTTCTTCTTCCAGGTACCCGGTGCCATCTACGCCCAGAGAAACAGCGTCAAAAAGCTGATTTTTGTCAGCCTGATCCTTTGGGGCAGCCTCGCCACGCTGACCGGCGTGGTCTCCAACGCCTACTGGCTGATCGCTATCCGCTTTATGCTCGGGGTGGTTGAAGCCGCCGTGATGCCGGCGATGCTTGTGTACCTGTGTCATTGGTTCACCCGTGCCGAACGCTCACGCGCCAACACCTTCCTGATCCTGGGTAACCCGGTGACCATGCTCTGGATGTCGGTGGTCTCTGGCTATCTGGTACAGCATTACAGCTGGCGCTGGATGTTTATCGTTGAAGGCCTGCCTGCAGTGTTCTGGGCGTTTATCTGGTGGCGCCTGGCCGATGACCGTCCAAGCGAAGCCAAATGGCTGAGCAACCAGGAGAAAGTGGACCTGCAAAGCGCGCTGGATGCCGAGCAAGTCGGCATGAAGCCGGTGAAAAACTACGCAGCTGCGTTCCGTACACCGGCCGTTATCCTGCTGGCCTTGCAGTTCTTTTGCTGGAGTATCGGCGTGTATGGCTTTGTGCTGTGGCTGCCGTCGATCCTCAAGCAGGGCGCGCAGATGGACATGATCGAAGCGGGCTGGCTTTCTGCCCTGCCGTATCTGGCAGCGGTCATCGCCATGCTGGTGGTGTCCTGGGGCTCGGACAAACTGCAAAAGCGCAAACGCTTTGTCTGGCCGCCGCTGCTGATCGCGTCTATCGCGTTCTACGGATCCTACATGCTGGGCGCCGAACACTTCTGGTGGTCCTACGCATTGCTGGTGATCGCCGGTGGTTGCATGTACGCACCCTATGGCCCGTTTTTCGCCATCATCCCGGAAATCCTGCCCTCCAACGTGGCCGGTGGCGCTATGGCCCTGATTAACAGCATGGGCGCGCTGGGCTCATTTGCAGGCTCGTACCTGGTTGGCTATCTGAACAGCTCCACCGGCTCCACCGGCGCATCCTTCTTGTTGATGAGCGGTGCCCTGATGATTTCGGTGCTCCTGACACTGATGCTCAAACCCGCTGCCAAAGACCCTGCTGCGCCGCACCACAGTACTTCGCAACGCCTGGCCCACTCTTGA
- a CDS encoding cupin domain-containing protein: MSITQFKNTAHVALHESFPVAVPLGTPVAVTSVTCVERSDGVETGIWECTPGRWRRQIVAQEFCHFIQGRCTFTPDNGEPLTIEAGDALMLPANSTGIWDIQETVRKTYVLIL; the protein is encoded by the coding sequence ATGAGCATCACTCAATTCAAAAATACTGCCCACGTGGCCTTGCACGAGTCTTTCCCCGTCGCCGTACCGCTCGGTACGCCGGTGGCGGTGACGTCAGTCACCTGTGTCGAACGTAGCGACGGCGTCGAAACCGGCATCTGGGAATGCACCCCGGGCCGCTGGCGTCGCCAGATCGTGGCGCAAGAGTTCTGTCACTTTATCCAGGGCCGCTGCACCTTCACCCCGGATAACGGTGAACCCCTGACAATCGAAGCGGGCGATGCACTGATGTTGCCTGCCAACAGCACCGGAATCTGGGACATCCAGGAAACCGTGCGCAAGACCTATGTATTGATCCTTTGA
- a CDS encoding NAD(P)-dependent oxidoreductase, with protein MKKNVVLYKELSQALMQRLEAHANVTLIERLDADGMNTLRAALPQAQGILGASLKLDAQLLDLAPDLEVVSSVSVGVDNYDIDYLTERKIQLTNTPDVLTETTADTGFALVLASARRVVELANMVRNGQWQKNVGPEHFGTDVHGKTLGIIGMGRIGEALAQRGHFGFGMPVIYHSNSPKPAVEARFNAQYRSLDELLQQADFICLTLPLTAQTEGLIGAGQFALMRPESIFINISRGKVVDEAALIHALQNGQIRAAGLDVFEREPLELTSPLLKLDNVVATPHIGSATFETREAMARCAVDNLLAALAGDRPANLVNPQALR; from the coding sequence TTGAAAAAGAATGTCGTGCTCTACAAAGAACTGTCCCAGGCGCTGATGCAGCGCCTTGAAGCCCACGCCAATGTCACGCTGATCGAGCGCCTGGACGCCGACGGCATGAACACATTGCGTGCCGCCCTGCCCCAGGCCCAGGGAATACTGGGGGCAAGCCTGAAGCTGGACGCGCAGTTGCTGGATCTGGCGCCAGATCTTGAAGTGGTGTCCAGCGTCTCGGTGGGTGTCGACAATTACGACATCGATTACCTGACCGAACGTAAAATCCAGCTCACCAATACACCTGACGTGCTCACCGAGACCACCGCAGACACCGGCTTCGCCCTGGTACTGGCCAGCGCCCGCCGCGTGGTGGAACTGGCCAATATGGTGCGTAATGGCCAATGGCAAAAAAACGTCGGCCCCGAGCATTTCGGTACCGACGTGCATGGCAAGACCCTGGGCATTATCGGCATGGGCCGCATTGGTGAAGCCCTGGCCCAACGCGGCCACTTTGGCTTCGGGATGCCGGTGATTTACCACAGCAACTCGCCCAAGCCCGCTGTTGAAGCACGTTTTAACGCGCAATACCGTAGCCTGGATGAGTTGTTGCAGCAAGCCGACTTTATCTGCCTGACCCTGCCCCTGACCGCTCAGACCGAAGGCCTGATCGGTGCCGGGCAATTTGCCCTGATGCGTCCCGAGAGCATCTTTATCAATATCTCGCGGGGCAAGGTGGTGGACGAAGCGGCGCTGATTCATGCCTTGCAAAACGGCCAGATACGGGCTGCCGGGCTTGACGTATTCGAGCGCGAACCGCTGGAGCTGACCTCGCCCTTGCTGAAACTGGATAACGTGGTGGCCACCCCGCATATCGGCTCGGCCACGTTCGAGACCCGCGAAGCAATGGCGCGCTGTGCGGTCGATAATCTGCTGGCGGCATTGGCCGGTGACCGCCCGGCCAACCTGGTTAACCCGCAAGCACTGCGCTAA
- a CDS encoding polyamine ABC transporter substrate-binding protein, with translation MIRMTLLPLMLAGTLCQAAETVKVYNWSDYIAPDTMKNFQRDTGIAFSYDVFDSNETLDGKLMTGSSGYDVVFPSNHFMARQIQGKALKKLDKSQLPNWKNLNPVLLKALQVNDPGNEHGFPYLWGSTGIGYNIAKVKAVLGDDAPVDSWDLIFKPENMEKLKSCGVAILDNGPEILPAALNYLGLPHHSKNPADYKKAEELLLKVRPYISYFHSSKYTSDLANGNICVAVGFSGDILQAETRAKEANNGVEIGYRIPKEGAAIWFDMVAMPSDAPDEKAAYSFMNYLLRPDVMAGITNHVHYANGNEQADALVSPEIKADTKVYPTPAMMDTLFALEAMPLNIDRVRTRIWTNIKSGK, from the coding sequence ATGATCCGTATGACCCTGTTGCCCCTGATGCTGGCCGGTACGCTGTGTCAGGCCGCCGAAACTGTGAAGGTCTATAACTGGTCGGACTACATTGCTCCCGACACGATGAAGAACTTCCAGCGCGATACCGGTATTGCGTTCAGCTATGACGTGTTCGACAGCAACGAGACGCTGGATGGCAAGTTGATGACGGGCTCATCGGGTTATGACGTGGTGTTTCCCTCCAACCACTTCATGGCGCGGCAGATCCAGGGCAAGGCCCTGAAGAAACTCGACAAGAGCCAGTTGCCGAACTGGAAGAACCTCAACCCGGTGCTGCTCAAGGCGCTGCAGGTCAATGATCCGGGCAACGAGCACGGGTTTCCCTATCTGTGGGGCAGTACCGGGATTGGCTACAACATCGCCAAGGTCAAGGCCGTGTTGGGTGACGATGCGCCGGTGGATTCCTGGGACTTGATCTTCAAGCCCGAAAACATGGAAAAGCTCAAATCCTGTGGCGTAGCGATTCTCGACAATGGTCCGGAAATCCTGCCCGCGGCGCTCAACTACCTGGGCTTGCCCCATCACAGCAAGAACCCGGCCGACTACAAGAAGGCTGAAGAGTTGCTGCTCAAAGTCCGGCCCTATATCAGCTACTTCCATTCATCGAAGTACACCAGTGACTTGGCCAACGGCAATATCTGCGTGGCAGTCGGCTTTTCGGGAGACATTCTGCAGGCCGAAACCCGGGCCAAAGAAGCCAATAACGGCGTCGAAATCGGCTACAGGATTCCCAAGGAAGGTGCCGCCATCTGGTTTGACATGGTTGCCATGCCCAGCGACGCACCGGACGAAAAAGCTGCCTATAGCTTTATGAACTACCTGCTGCGCCCGGACGTGATGGCCGGTATCACCAACCATGTGCATTACGCCAATGGTAACGAGCAGGCAGATGCCTTGGTCAGCCCTGAAATCAAGGCTGACACCAAGGTCTATCCAACCCCTGCAATGATGGACACGTTGTTTGCGCTGGAGGCCATGCCGCTGAATATCGACCGGGTACGCACCCGTATCTGGACCAATATCAAAAGCGGCAAGTGA